GCGGATGCGGTGCAATCTTGGGGACGGGAGGAACGACGCGTTTGTGATGCTCACAAGGGCGCAGTGGGTCGCTTTGTCAAAGGAAAAGCAAGACGGATCCACAAGCAgcagcaagaagaaggggaaGCAGCGTTCGGTGAGAAAGAATTTTGCCGACTCGGATGACGACTCAGACGATGAGGCTGTACCACCACCGAGGAGGAAGTTTGACATCAGGAATGTGAGGTGTTATCACTGTGGCCTCCTCGGCCACTTCAAGGCTGACTGCGAGGAAGCACCGAAGCAGAAGGCGCTCATGACCCAGCAAGGAGATGATGGAGACATGATGTTGATGTGTAAACTGGTGGACGACGAGGATCCAGACTCTCAAGCGTTGACTAAAGAAATTGTCGAGCTTGCGGAAGAAAAAGTTTGCCATCATCTTCATGGTCCGGAAACTCGTATCTATGCTACAGATGCGGGGGTGGTTCTGAAGCTTATGTCGATGCTATGGGCATAAGTGCTAACTTTGCTGGATCGGATGCAGCGAAAGCAGCATGTGCTCGACCATGGAGAAGCAGTCTTTGTGTTGGTCAACTGGAGGAGAGGCCCGTAGGCGGCCGCAAAAGCGACACAAAAAACAATGACGTAATGGCGTACGTGGCGCCAGATGTCCACGAAAACAACTCGGCAAAGAGCGTTGCAGGCGGTCGTCAAGTAGCGAGTCGAGGCGAGCAAGGCACACGCGTTCTCTTGCAAAGCCCAACCATGTGCGTCGGAGGGCGCAGCCTAGCAAAGGACGGGTATCCAGAAGAAGCCGATCACTCCAGCGAGTTGGGCGGTGGTGGCCACTGCAAGCTAGCAGCTCAAGCATCACCACGTGGAGGCATGGTGCATGGGCCAGAACGTGGGCAACATCCAGAGGAAGGAAAAGACCCACTTGGGGAAGTGTCTCATGGTTCATACGTGGTGGCACCTGGAACTTTACTACGTGTAAATGATGCAGCACCAATCTCATGCGCAGGGGTGCAGTAGCATCACTTGGTGGTGGCCAGTCAGCAAGTATGTCCAGTGCTCTATTTGTCAGCCTAGAAGCGAGCATCGGTGGTGGCTCGCAGTTGCTAGCAGAATTGTACGCAGAAGATGACGTCACTTCGGCACCTATGTCGCCTCCGAAAGTACTGGAGAAAACGACACGTCCATCTACAACCGATCATCTACATCCGGAGTTACACTCATATCCGGAGAAATTTCTTCAGACGATTAACCCGGTAATGGTGAATGGGAGTGGGCGACGGTGACTAGCAAGCGCCGAGGAACCGGCGGAATTTGTGGACGCAAATACGAAGGAGTGTTGGCGTCATGCTATGAAAGAAGAGTTGGGGTCGATCCATGACAATAATACATGGGAGCTTGTGGATCTTTCCAACAATGAAAAGGCGATAGAGCTCAAGTGGCAATTTAAGGTCAGGAAAGATTTTGAAGGGTGCATGAAGCACAAAGTGAGGTTTGTGGCCAAAGAGTATGTGCAAGAGGAAAGTATGGACTTCGAAGAAGTGTTCGTTCTCATTGCAAAGCTGGAGTCGGTGAGATTACTCATCGCTCTCGCGGCTCAGGAATCATGGAAGATACATCACATGGATGTAAACTCCGCGTTTTTGAACGGCGAGATAGAAGAAGATGTGTATGTGAATCAACCGCCGGGTTTCATCAAAGAGGGAGAAGAGCACAAGGTACTGAAGTTACACAAAATCTTGTATGGGCTATGGCAAGGACCTCGGGAGTGGAACATCAAACTTGATCGGACATTGATTTCTCTTGGATTTGAGAAAGCCCCACTAGAGCATGCAATGTACAAGAGAGGTGAAGGGAGGGATCGTCTACTAGTTGGCATCTACGTCGACGACCTATTAATTACTGAAGCAGATGAAGAAGTGATTGCAAAGTTCAAGCTACAGACGAAAGAGCTTTTCAAGATGGATGATCTAGGTCTTTTGAGCTACTACCCCGGGATAGAGGTACATCAAAAGACGGAGGGGGTCACACTATGCCAGGAGGCATACACAAGAAAGGTACTTGAAAACTATGGCATGAAAGATTGCAATCCAATTGACGCTCAAATGAAACCTCATCTTGAGCTAAATAAGAAGGGCGAAGCACCCGCAGTTAATGCAATAGAGTATATTGCAGCTGCAGCTGTGATATGTGAAGGTGTGTGGCTAGGGTGGCTACACGGTGATCTCATGGATCGAGATCTGGAACAAGTGGTGCTCAATGTTGACAGTGAGTTTACAATTTTTCTACGCGAGGATCCAGTGCAGCATGATAGGAGCAAGCACATTGATACGATGTATCACTACATGAAAGACGGCGTGGAAGAAGGAAAGATGGAGGTCAACTACAATCGCACTGATGATAAGCTGGCGGACATCCTAACCAAGGCTTTGGATCGAGAGAAGTTTTTGGAGATGCGAAAAAGGATCGGCGTCGGAGCTGTGACGTGACGACGTCGTGTTTAGGGGGGTGATTGTCGGAGTTAAACACGACTCAGTCCCCCTGGTAGCCGGTACGTGTTCAAGTTGGCTTGCATGCATGTATCCGAGTAGTACAAGACTTGGTCTCCGAGTAGTATTGTCCTGGATAGCTAGGTGCTAGTACTATTTATATGCGTGTAATCAGCCATGTAACTTGTACCGTGGATTTATGAAGTAATACAAATCAGAACAGGCTCGATACGAGCCTGTGGCAATACGCCGGCGTCTTGTGTTCACGTGCGTTGTTTCCGCCGGGGCTATATCCATCGGATCGAAAGCTCTAGCTAGCTACGTGTGTGTACGCAACAAGGATCGATCAGCTCGCCAAGGCTACTAGCTTTGCACCTCGGTGCAGCGTGCATCTCGGCGTAAAGGAGCTCGTCCAGAGTGCATCGGCTAGTAGAAGCGTTCGTCGTCGATCGTCACCGTCACCGGAAAGTACTCGGCGACGAGGTCTGGGCCAACATATTTTACTTTGCTCCATCGACCCGTTGCGAGCAGATGGAAATCGCAGCAGCGGCTGCTGACTCCGGTGCCGGCGAGCTGGACGTGGTGGTGTTCCCGTGGCTGGCGTTCGGGCACATGATTCCGTACCTGGAGCTCTCCAAGCGCCTGGCTGCGAGGGGCAACGCCGTGACCTTTGTCTCCACGCCACGGAACCTCGCCCGGCTCCCGCCCGTGCCGGCGCACCTGTCCGCCCGCCTCCGTTTcgtgccgctgccgctgccggcCGTGGAGGGCCTGCCGGAGGATGCTGAGTCAACGGCCGACGTGCTGCCCGACAAGATGGGCCTCCTCATGAAGGCCATGGACGGCCTTGCCGACCCGCTCGCGGCTTTCCTAGcagacgccgtcgccgccgggaGGAGGCCGGACTGGATCATCCTCGACTTCTGCCACCACTGGGTGCTGCCCATCGCCGACCAGCACAAGGTACCGTGTGCGCTGTTCCAAATCCTCCATGCTGCCATTGCGGCCTTTTTGGGGCCGCGGTGGGCGAACGCCGCGCACCCGCGCACGGAGCCGGAGGATTTCACCGTGCCGCCCAAGTGGATCCCCTTCCCGTGCACCACCTTCTTCCTCCGCCACGAGGCTCAGTGGGTTGCCGGCGCCTTCCACGCCAACGCATCTGGCGTGTCCGACATGGACCGTCTATGGCACATCTGGGAGCGTTGTCGCCTCACCATCCACCGCAGCTGTGAAGAACTCTCCTCTCCGATCTCTTCCGAAAGCCCGCCATCCCTGCCGGGATCCTGCTACCGGCGGTGCCCGACGACCGTGATGAAGACCACCCACAAAACAGCTCAGGCGGTGTCAGCCGTCCCAAGGTCCTACGATGGCTGGACGACCAGCCCCTCAAGTCTGTCATCTACGTCGCGCTGGGCAGCGAGGCACCACTGACGCTAGAGAACATCCATGAGCTCGCGCTCGGGATAGAGCTCGCCGGTGTGCGCTTCCTTTGGGCTCTACGGAAGCCGGCTGGCACCGGCAACGACGAAGAGTTGTTGCCAGCCGGGTTCGAGGAGCGAACCCGGTTGCGCGGGCTGGTCTGCACAGGGTGGGTGCCGCAAGTGACGGCGCTTGCGCACGGCGCCACGGGTGCATTCCTGACGCACTGCGGGTGGGGCTCCACCATTGAGAGCTTCGCCTTCGGGCTCCCGCTGGTTATGCTCCCGTTCATTATTGACACGCCCATGATTGCACGGGCGATGGCGAAGAGAGGGATAGGTGTGGAGGTGGCGAGGGACGAGAGCGATGGCTCGTTCGACAGGGACGGCGTCGCAGTGGCCGTGCGACGTGTCATGGTGGAGGATGAAGGAAAGGTGTTTGCAACCAacgccaagaagctgaaggatCTTGTCGTGGACGAGGGGCGTCAGGAACAATACATCCACGAGCTCGAGGACCACCTTAGACGCAACAAAGACGTGTAATATACTCCTAATTGCCATGCATGTGCACTTGTGTGTTGACCCGTGTGTTAAGAAAAGGGATTCTGCGGTAGGTCCCTTGCATGGAACCTATGCATTAGGCAATCTCTCTCCCCCTATATTTCTTACACTGCATCGACGAGCGCATCTTCACCGGTGGCCGCAAAAAACGCACGCACGGTAAAATGCGATTTTAGCGCGCGCGGGGCGGTTTTGCGCGCTCCAGCGGCGACGGGAAACTCAGGCGCATGGGAAAAGATTGCGTGCACGCGAAGAAGCGGCCGGGCACGCCTATAAAATGCAGCGCCGGCCACGTGCCCTCCCATCGGTCTCCACCTCGCCACGCGCCCTctaccgctctctccccgctcccTCTGCCGCTTTCTCGCCTCGCCGCTGACACGCCACCACCACGCTATcatgccgccgcgccgccgggGAGTTTCGGCTACCGCGGCGTCCCCGCGCGCCTATCCGGCGCCTTGAGACTCGGTCCGCCGacatgcgcctcggcctcggcaccTTCGACACCGCCCACGAGGCCGCCCGTGcatacgacgcggcggcgtgccGCAGGAGCTGCCGCCTTCCCCGCAGCTTATCACTGACGAGGATCGTCGTGAGAACCGGAGGCGGGAGCGCCGTCTCAGcctcgccgagatggacgaggaagccatggcgttgtggcgccaacgcttcccaCAGGACGTCATCAACGAGCAGCAGTTCTttgcgcaaaggagggcggatagaaaggagaggagggcggagcgagctgCCTATTGCGATGACAGGCGTACGCGGCAGGCGGCCGTTGAATTCAACATCGAGCTAGGAGACGCGTCATCTTTGGGCTCCAACAACGATCGGTTCCTTGACGCCTTCATTGAGACAttggaggaggacatcaccgaggcgGAGTCTGAGTCGGAGGAGgatgacgacgaggagtagtGTTTTTTATCTATCGTTTTATCTATCGTAAGAGGACGCTAAGAACTATCTATGTATCTTTTTTATCTATCGtttttatctatctatgtacTATCTATCTATCGTTTTCTATCTATCTATGCCTATAGAGTCAGAGCCGAATGTGTAGAGTCAGAGCCAAATATGTATCGAGTAGTAGTATAAAAGAGAAGAAATATAGTGCCTCTGTTGGAGCGGCTCACGCGCGCTATATTTTGCTGCGGCCGCTAAAGCCAGCGTTCCGCGGCGCGCACAAACTTGCGATCCGACTATGTAAACGCTTTTTAGTGCGCCGTGCGTTGcgcgcctgttggagatgctctaagaatAACTTCAACCCAAACAGACGCACGTTTCGTTCACTTTTTTGTCTATTTAGGTGGGACGAGCGGACGAGACTGCCGGCTTTATAGTTTTGGGTCGGTCGTGTCTCTCAACGGATGGCTGGCGCATTTTTTCCGCGTCCACATAAGTAAACAATTTCAAAAACATGCGGCCGAGTTTAACATAATTAATCATTAAACGGACGGTCAATCCCCGACCAAAATCCACTTAAACAATAATAAAATGTAAAAAACTGAAAAAATCACCTACACGTTGCCTTAGGCCTCGCCCTCCTTGttgtcgttgccggggaggttgaCGAAGGCTAGCGGCGGCCCAACCCATGGGAATGCGGTCTCCCACGCCGCCAGTGTAGACTCCTCTGGCATATGCTTCGGTGGCTGCAATGCTGCGCGGTgggcgcgctcctcctcctcctgctcgcggcgcatctcctcctcctcccgtgcccaGTGGACACGGCGCTGCTCCTCCTCGCATTCGTCCTGCATCTGGCACTCGGCGTCGGCGTGCTCGTTTGCAGGTGGAGCTGCCGCCAGTGCTCAAGGCAGAACGCCTCTTGCTCCGGCGTCGCGCCCAGCGCGATGGAAGGTGCGCTCACCCACTCGCGGGGGACGACGGTCCACGCGTACCTCTCCGGCTTGGGCGCCGTGGGCATGGCTCTGGCTCGGCCTTCGgctcgggcagcatcagtgggggggggggggggggggggggacgctGTCCCCAGCAACAGATAGGGCGAGGGCCTCCTCCAGGTCGCCGTCCCAGCACGCATCCTCCTTGGGTTGGCTTTCCTGCAGCGTGTGTTACAGTGCCGGCTCCA
This sequence is a window from Aegilops tauschii subsp. strangulata cultivar AL8/78 chromosome 7, Aet v6.0, whole genome shotgun sequence. Protein-coding genes within it:
- the LOC141026778 gene encoding uncharacterized protein codes for the protein MPMDVLQHLIAKATAKEVWDTLKLMFEGHTRVKQANLQTLLRNYETLVIGDNESVDAFASRVATLVNRIRAFGENLTETSVVRRFLRAAPPRYLQIVTAIEQCVNLETLSIDDLVGRYKAHDERMRCNLGDGRNDAFVMLTRAQWVALSKEKQDGSTSSSKKKGKQRSVRKNFADSDDDSDDEAVPPPRRKFDIRNVRCYHCGLLGHFKADCEEAPKQKALMTQQGDDGDMMLMCKLVDDEDPDSQALTKEIVELAEEKVCHHLHGPETRIYATDAGVVLKLMSMLWA